In a genomic window of Pangasianodon hypophthalmus isolate fPanHyp1 chromosome 1, fPanHyp1.pri, whole genome shotgun sequence:
- the dedd1 gene encoding death effector domain-containing 1 isoform X2, translating to MAACSRYSLYWEETDCLSYYDMLSLHEVFEIVGSQLTETDVEVLSFLLDEVYPARHPLDPESWTEEVSPDSDSPVNSPCPRLLEAWRRIRHTGEPGPFAARCSPKSGVALLLELERRGFLNEANLEPLLQLLRILTRHDLLAFVSSKKRRTVSPEREPVSYVESREHAHTSSQSELANTHESQWRAGVGSAVRASAPARRRRGRGRGRTRKARDTSESITQPAPNKVTCVKIQCFVQNTLSKQAPPSLRGTPGCQRWGWPFWAVMMQDDSVSESDRHTALLITPRLLTLPVFRLAHLSACPFINNDLLCK from the exons ATGGCAGCATGCTCGAGATATTCTCTGTACTGGGAGGAGACTGACTGCTTGAGCTACTATGACATGCTGTCTCTTCATGAAGTCTTTGAAATTGTGGGTTCCCAGCTGACAGAGACTGACGTCGAAGTCCTGTCATTCCTTCTTGACGAAGTCTATCCTGCCAGACACCCTCTTGATCCAGAAAGCTGGACTGAAGAGGTTTCGCCAGACTCTGATTCACCTGTAAATTCTCCTTGCCCGCGTCTTTTGGAGGCTTGGCGCAGGATCCGCCATACGGGAGAGCCAGGTCCCTTTGCTGCCCGTTGCAGCCCTAAGAGCGGTGTTGCACTGTTGCTGGAACTGGAGAGACGTGGCTTCTTGAATGAAGCAAATCTGGAGCCTCTGTTGCAGCTACTTCGAATTCTTACACGGCACGACCTCTTAGCATTTGTCTCCAGTAAGAAGAGAAGAACAG TGTCACCAGAGAGAGAACCTGTAAGCTATGTGGAAAGCAgagaacacgcacacacaagctcacagtCAGAGCTGGCAAACACACACGAGTCTCAGTGGAGGGCAG GTGTTGGCTCAGCTGTCAGAGCATCTGCACCAGCACGAAGGAGAAGGGGAAGAGGGCGAGGCCGGACAAGAAAGGCCAGGGATACGTCAGAAAGCATAACTCAGCCTGCACCTAACAAAGTGACCTGCG TGAAAATACAGTGTTTTGTGCAAAATACACTTAGCAAGCAAGCTCCTCCGTCCTTAAGAGGCACACCAGGCTGTCAGAGATGGGGGTGGCCATTTTGGGCCGTTATGATGCAGGATGATTCAGTGTCTGAATCAGACAGACACACTGCATTGCTCATCACACCGAGACTGCTGACTCTGCCAGTGTTCAGATTAGCACATTTAAGTGCCTGTCCATTTATTAATAACGACCTGCTTTGTAAGTGA
- the atp1a3b gene encoding sodium/potassium-transporting ATPase subunit alpha-3b: MGYGRSDSYRVATTQDKDDKGSPDKKKKGTKDLDDLKKEVPLTEHKMSVEEVCRKFQTDIVQGLTNAKAAEFLLRDGPNALTPPPTTPEWVKFCRQLFGGFSILLWIGAILCFLAYAIQAATEDEPAGDNLYLGIVLSAVVIITGCFSYFQEAKSSKIMESFKNMVPQQALVIREGEKMQINAEEVVAGDLVEVKGGDRIPADLRIISSHGCKVDNSSLTGESEPQTRSPDCTHDNPLETRNIAFFSTNCVEGTARGIVICTGDRTVMGRIATLTSGLETGKTPIAKEIEHFIHIITGVAVFLGVSFFVLSIILGYSWLEAVIFLIGIIVANVPEGLLATVTVCLTLTAKRMARKNCLVKNLEAVETLGSTSTICSDKTGTLTQNRMTVAHMWFDNQIHEADTTEDQSGASFDKTSVTWVSLARVAALCNRAVFKAGQDSLPILKRDVAGDASESALLKCIELSCGSVRQMRDKNKKVAEIPFNSTNKYQLSIHETEDPNDNRYLLVMKGAPERILDRCSTIMLQGKEQPMDEEMKEAFQNAYLELGGLGERVLGFCHLLMPEDQYPKGFAFDTDDVNFQTDNLCFVGLMSMIDPPRAAVPDAVGKCRSAGIKVIMVTGDHPITAKAIAKGVGIISEGNETVEDIAARLNIPVSQVNPRDAKACVIHGTELKDMSQEQIDEILRNHTEIVFARTSPQQKLIIVEGCQRQGAIVAVTGDGVNDSPALKKADIGVAMGIAGSDVSKQAADMILLDDNFASIVTGVEEGRLIFDNLKKSIAYTLTSNIPEITPFLLFIIVNIPLPLGTITILCIDLGTDMVPAISLAYEAAESDIMKRQPRNPQRDKLVNERLISIAYGQIGMIQALGGFFSYFVIMAENGFLPSHLVGIRLSWDDRSVNDLEDSYGQQWTYEQRKIVEFTCHTAFFVSIVVVQWADLIICKTRRNSVFQQGMRNKILIFGLFEETALAAFLSYCPGMDVALRMYPLKPSWWFCAFPYSFLIFVYDEIRKLLLRRNPGGWVEKETYY; this comes from the exons TATGGGCGATCAGACAGCTACCGCGTGGCTACCACGCAGGACAAAGATGATAAGGGCTCCCctgacaagaagaaaaaagggaCGAAAGATCTAGATGATCTGAAGAAGGAAGTGCCTCTG ACAGAGCACAAGATGTCAGTGGAAGAAGTATGCCGGAAGTTCCAGACAGACATCGTTCAG GGTCTGACTAATGCCAAGGCGGCTGAGTTTCTGCTTCGGGATGGTCCCAACGCTCTCACGCCTCCCCCAACCACGCCCGAGTGGGTGAAGTTCTGCAGGCAACTCTTCGGAGGCTTCTCCATCCTCCTGTGGATCGGCGCTATCCTCTGCTTCTTGGCCTACGCCATCCAGGCTGCCACTGAGGATGAACCAGCTGGGGACAAC tTGTATCTAGGTATTGTGCTGTCGGCTGTAGTCATCATCACCGGCTGCTTCTCCTACTTCCAGGAGGCCAAGAGCTCCAAGATTATGGAGTCTTTCAAGAACATGGTGCCCCAG CAAGCACTGGTGATCCGTGAAGGAGAGAAGATGCAGATTAACGCTGAGGAAGTCGTGGCTGGAGATCTTGTGGAGGTGAAAGGGGGTGACAGAATTCCTGCTGACCTCAGAATAATATCCTCCCATGGCTGCAAG GTGGATAACTCCTCTCTAACTGGAGAATCAGAGCCACAGACGCGATCACCCGACTGCACCCATGACAATCCTCTGGAAACCCGCAACATCGCCTTCTTCTCCACTAACTGCGTAGAGG gCACTGCCCGTGGCATTGTCATATGCACAGGTGATCGCACAGTGATGGGCCGCATCGCTACTTTGACCTCAGGGCTGGAAACAGGGAAGACCCCCATTGCCAAGGAGATTGAGCACTTCATCCACATCATCACAGGAGTGGCTGTGTTCCTGGGAGTCAGCTTCTTCGTCCTGTCCATCATCTTGGGCTACAGCTGGCTGGAGGCTGTCATCTTCCTCATTGGTATTATTGTGGCCAATGTGCCTGAAGGACTGCTGGCTACTGTCACT GTGTGTCTGACCCTGACAGCGAAGCGCATGGCTCGGAAGAATTGCCTGGTGAAAAATCTGGAGGCTGTAGAGACTCTGGGCTCCACGTCCACCATTTGCTCAGATAAAACCGGAACCCTGACGCAGAACCGCATGACTGTGGCCCACATGTGGTTTGACAACCAGATCCATGAGGCTGACACCACTGAGGACCAGTCCG GCGCATCCTTCGATAAGACCTCGGTGACGTGGGTGTCTCTGGCTCGTGTTGCGGCTCTGTGTAACAGGGCAGTGTTTAAAGCGGGCCAAGACTCTCTACCAATCCTTAAGAGGGACGTAGCTGGTGACGCCTCCGAGTCTGCCCTGCTGAAGTGCATTGAACTCTCCTGCGGCTCTGTCAGACAGATGAGAGATAAGAACAAGAAAGTAGCTGAGATCCCATTCAACTCCACCAACAAATATCAG CTGTCCATCCATGAGACTGAGGACCCCAATGATAACCGCTATCTCCTAGTGATGAAGGGGGCTCCAGAGCGCATCCTGGACCGCTGTTCCACCATCATGCTACAGGGCAAGGAGCAACCCATGGATGAAGAGATGAAGGAGGCCTTCCAAAACGCCTATCTGGAGCTGGGAGGACTGGGGGAGAGAGTGCTGG GATTCTGCCACCTCTTAATGCCAGAGGATCAGTACCCTAAAGGATTTGCCTTCGACACAGATGATGTTAACTTCCAGACAGACAACCTGTGCTTTGTGGGTCTGATGTCCATGATTGACCCTCCCCGTGCTGCTGTGCCTGACGCAGTGGGCAAGTGCCGTTCAGCTGGTATCAAGGTCATCATGGTGACTGGAGACCACCCCATCACAGCCAAAGCCATCGCCAAGGGAGTAGGCATCATCTCAGAGGGCAATGAGACAGTGGAGGACATTGCTGCTCGTCTCAATATCCCAGTCAGCCAGGTTAACCCCAG GGATGCCAAAGCCTGTGTAATCCACGGGACAGAACTGAAGGACATGTCTCAAGAGCAAATAGATGAGATTCTACGCAACCATACTGAAATTGTCTTTGCCAGGACCTCTCCCCAGCAAAAGCTCATTATTGTGGAGGGCTGCCAGcgacag gGAGCTATCGTAGCTGTAACCGGTGATGGTGTAAATGACTCTCCTGCTCTGAAAAAGGCCGATATCGGTGTTGCCATGGGGATTGCTGGGTCCGATGTGTCCAAACAGGCTGCTGACATGATCCTGCTGGATGACAATTTTGCTTCCATTGTTACTGGAGTAGAAGAGG GTCGCCTGATCTTTGACAACCTGAAGAAATCCATTGCTTACACTCTGACCAGCAACATCCCAGAGATCACTCCATTCCTCTTGTTCATTATCGTCAACATCCCATTGCCCCTGGGTACCATCACGATTCTCTGCATTGACCTAGGCACAGATATG GTTCCTGCTATCTCTCTGGCCTATGAGGCAGCTGAGAGTGACATCATGAAGAGGCAGCCCAGGAACCCACAGAGGGACAAACTGGTCAACGAGCGTCTCATCAGCATTGCTTATGGACAGATTG GTATGATCCAAGCCTTGGGAGGTTTCTTTAGCTACTTTGTAATTATGGCTGAGAACGGTTTCCTTCCCTCTCATCTGGTGGGCATCAGGCTCTCCTGGGACGACCGCAGCGTCAACGACCTAGAAGACAGCTATGGACAGCAGTGG ACCTATGAGCAGAGAAAGATTGTGGAGTTCACATGCCACACAGCTTTCTTTGTCAGTATTGTGGTTGTGCAGTGGGCTGATCTAATCATCTGCAAGACCAGGCGTAACTCTGTGTTCCAACAGGGCATGAG gaacaAGATTCTGATCTTCGGTCTGTTTGAGGAGACAGCTCTAGCAGCATTCCTGTCCTACTGCCCAGGCATGGACGTGGCACTCAGGATGTACCCACTAaa ACCTTCCTGGTGGTTCTGTGCATTCCCGTACAGTTTCCTAATCTTTGTGTACGATGAGATCCGAAAGCTTCTCTTGCGCCGAAACCCTGGAG GTTGGGTGGAAAAAGAGACATACTATTGA
- the rabac1 gene encoding prenylated Rab acceptor protein 1 yields MEAKAGDPFSSEVEELPAARMISRLFPKGFSGNVAKDWLDRRRKSIRPWASFVDQRKFSKPKNFGDLCQRVVRNLDTFHSNYTFIFLGLILYCIISSPMLLIALAVFAGAFYIIHLKSLESKLVVFGRELTHGHQLGLAGAVSLPVFWLAGAGAAVFWVLGATLAVIGSHAAFRELEQSDMEELLMEPV; encoded by the exons ATGGAGGCGAAGGCGGGTGACCCTTTCAGCAGTGAGGTGGAGGAGCTTCCTGCAGCACGAATGATCAGCCG ACTCTTTCCTAAAGGCTTTTCTGGGAATGTGGCGAAGGACTGGCTGGACCGTCGACGGAAATCTATCAGGCCCTGGGCCAGCTTTGTGGATCAGCGCAAGTTTTCCAAACCAAAGAACTTCGGCGATCTGTGCCAGCGTGTTGTGCGGAACCTGGACACATTCCACAGCAACTACACCTTCATCTTCCTGGGGCTCATCCTCTACTGCAT TATCAGCTCCCCCATGCTGCTGATCGCTTTGGCTGTTTTTGCTGGGGCCTTTTACATCATTCACCTGAAGTCACTGGAGTCCAAGCTGGTTGTTTTTG GGCGGGAGTTGACTCACGGTCACCAGTTGGGACTGGCTGGAGCAGTGTCTTTACCTGTGTTCTGGCTTGCAGGTGCTGGAGCAGCTGTTTTCTGGGTACTGG GAGCTACGCTGGCTGTGATTGGCTCCCATGCTGCCTTCCGTGAACTGGAGCAATCAGACATGGAGGAGCTCCTGATGGAGCCTGTCTAA
- the dedd1 gene encoding death effector domain-containing 1 isoform X1, with amino-acid sequence MAACSRYSLYWEETDCLSYYDMLSLHEVFEIVGSQLTETDVEVLSFLLDEVYPARHPLDPESWTEEVSPDSDSPVNSPCPRLLEAWRRIRHTGEPGPFAARCSPKSGVALLLELERRGFLNEANLEPLLQLLRILTRHDLLAFVSSKKRRTVSPEREPVSYVESREHAHTSSQSELANTHESQWRAGVGSAVRASAPARRRRGRGRGRTRKARDTSESITQPAPNKVTCDIRLRVRAEYSEHESALRARVSSDKQQPLERQFELFSRASLLLRARDLGSIVCDIKFSELQNLDAFWADYLSGALLEALKGVFITDSLKRAAGQEGVRLLVSVDQDDYEEGRKLLLSNQTHSTASGPVHRP; translated from the exons ATGGCAGCATGCTCGAGATATTCTCTGTACTGGGAGGAGACTGACTGCTTGAGCTACTATGACATGCTGTCTCTTCATGAAGTCTTTGAAATTGTGGGTTCCCAGCTGACAGAGACTGACGTCGAAGTCCTGTCATTCCTTCTTGACGAAGTCTATCCTGCCAGACACCCTCTTGATCCAGAAAGCTGGACTGAAGAGGTTTCGCCAGACTCTGATTCACCTGTAAATTCTCCTTGCCCGCGTCTTTTGGAGGCTTGGCGCAGGATCCGCCATACGGGAGAGCCAGGTCCCTTTGCTGCCCGTTGCAGCCCTAAGAGCGGTGTTGCACTGTTGCTGGAACTGGAGAGACGTGGCTTCTTGAATGAAGCAAATCTGGAGCCTCTGTTGCAGCTACTTCGAATTCTTACACGGCACGACCTCTTAGCATTTGTCTCCAGTAAGAAGAGAAGAACAG TGTCACCAGAGAGAGAACCTGTAAGCTATGTGGAAAGCAgagaacacgcacacacaagctcacagtCAGAGCTGGCAAACACACACGAGTCTCAGTGGAGGGCAG GTGTTGGCTCAGCTGTCAGAGCATCTGCACCAGCACGAAGGAGAAGGGGAAGAGGGCGAGGCCGGACAAGAAAGGCCAGGGATACGTCAGAAAGCATAACTCAGCCTGCACCTAACAAAGTGACCTGCG ACATCCGGCTGCGTGTTCGGGCTGAGTACTCGGAGCACGAGTCAGCCCTGCGTGCCAGGGTCTCCTCGGATAAGCAACAGCCTCTGGAGCGCCAGTTTGAACTTTTCAGCCGAGCCAGCCTTCTGCTGCGCGCTCGTGACCTTGGCTCCATCGTCTGTGACATCAAGTTCTCTGAGCTGCAGAACCTGGATGCATTCTGGGCTGACTACCTGAGCGGTGCGCTGCTGGAAGCACTCAAGGGCGTTTTCATCACAGACTCGCTGAAGAGAGCAGCTGGGCAAGAGGGCGTGAGGCTGCTGGTCAGCGTCGACCAGGACGACTATGAAGAGGGCAGGAAGCTACTGCTCAGCAACcagacacacagcacagcaaGTGGCCCAGTGCACAG GCCCTGA